The Actinocatenispora sera genome has a window encoding:
- a CDS encoding serpin family protein, with translation MYATRLLRCTLVVLLLGGTLAASGRQHTAAPLAIGTARPVAATGAPSAAALAGADTGFGLAVLAAQPAEGNVVLSPESLASGLGMAYQGARGPTAAAMARVLRLPATGEPLLAGLQRRTDALRSTPGLQVCDTVWLDRREQTRRDYLDRLATGYRAGVRRVPLRSDPAASATSINETVSAQTKGRIPAIVSADQLDGIGWVLTDAMALDARWQRPFRATDTHPAAFRTASGTVHADFLHGDGSYRYAAANGWQAVALPYRGGRLEMLALLPDGDQRVPTPATLTALTGGLHDTPLGLDLPKVNLSWSAGLSGTLSGLGMGVAFEPGADFTGISPDAGALSFVAHRATLSVAEKGTKAAAATAVGVTATSVQLPPRQVRFDHPYLMLIRDRHTGEPVLLARVTDPTRS, from the coding sequence ATGTACGCCACCCGCCTGCTGCGCTGCACGCTGGTCGTCCTGCTGCTCGGCGGTACCCTCGCCGCCTCCGGCCGGCAGCACACCGCGGCACCGCTGGCGATCGGTACCGCCCGGCCGGTCGCCGCCACCGGAGCGCCCAGCGCCGCCGCGCTGGCCGGCGCGGACACCGGCTTCGGCCTCGCCGTACTGGCGGCGCAGCCGGCCGAGGGCAACGTGGTGCTGTCGCCGGAGAGCCTCGCCTCCGGCCTCGGCATGGCGTACCAGGGTGCCCGCGGCCCGACCGCGGCGGCGATGGCCCGGGTACTGCGGCTGCCGGCCACCGGCGAACCGCTGCTCGCCGGCCTGCAGCGGCGCACCGACGCGCTGCGGTCCACGCCCGGGCTTCAGGTCTGCGACACGGTGTGGCTGGACCGGCGGGAGCAGACCAGACGCGACTACCTGGACCGGCTCGCCACCGGTTACCGGGCCGGCGTCCGTCGGGTACCGCTGCGCAGCGACCCGGCCGCGAGCGCCACGTCGATCAACGAGACCGTGTCGGCGCAGACGAAGGGCCGGATCCCGGCCATCGTGTCGGCCGACCAGCTGGACGGCATCGGCTGGGTGCTCACCGACGCGATGGCGCTGGATGCCCGGTGGCAGCGGCCGTTCCGGGCCACCGACACCCACCCGGCGGCCTTCCGTACCGCGAGCGGCACCGTCCACGCCGACTTCCTGCACGGTGACGGGAGCTACCGGTACGCCGCGGCGAACGGCTGGCAGGCGGTGGCGCTGCCGTACCGGGGTGGGCGGCTGGAGATGCTCGCGCTGCTGCCGGACGGCGACCAGCGGGTACCGACCCCGGCGACGCTCACCGCGCTGACCGGCGGTCTGCACGACACCCCGCTCGGCCTGGACCTGCCGAAGGTGAACCTGTCCTGGTCGGCGGGCCTGTCCGGCACGCTGTCCGGGCTCGGGATGGGTGTCGCGTTCGAGCCCGGCGCCGACTTCACCGGTATCTCGCCGGACGCGGGGGCGCTGTCGTTCGTCGCGCACCGCGCCACGCTGTCGGTCGCCGAGAAGGGCACCAAGGCCGCGGCGGCGACGGCGGTCGGCGTCACCGCCACCAGCGTCCAGCTGCCGCCGCGCCAGGTGCGGTTCGACCACCCGTACCTGATGCTGATCCGGGACCGGCACACGGGCGAGCCCGTCCTGCTCGCCCGCGTCACCGATCCCACCCGCAGCTGA
- the thrS gene encoding threonine--tRNA ligase: MSIETSAPAADLDRPDHRRLGRELDLFATDPLVGSGLPLWLPDGAIIRYELEKLAAESAAADGCRRVYTPVLAKRELYERSGHWAKFADDMFPPMRVGGEEFVLRPANCPHHALVYASRQRSVRDLPLRLSELASMFRSELSGVLSGLSRVRQINLDDIHVFCAPDQVGDEIVLALQAIQRVHRQLGVEVAGYRLSRRGSGTNYLGDDALWSAAEGQLADALDRLGLSYQDAEGEAAFYGPKIDVQVADAAGREESLATVQLDFNQPERFDLQYVGHDGARHRPVMIHRGTVGAMERLVAYLLERHDGALPTWLSPVQVAVLPVAADQLPDAERLLDALQDNGIRAELAGPQDSLGARVARARQRRVPYQAVIGAREAVADAATVRTRDGARRLLGTADLVAELRAHITARD; this comes from the coding sequence ATGTCCATCGAAACCTCCGCACCCGCCGCCGACCTCGACCGTCCGGACCACCGGCGACTCGGTCGCGAGCTCGACCTGTTCGCCACCGATCCGCTGGTGGGCTCCGGCCTGCCGCTGTGGCTCCCGGACGGCGCGATCATCCGGTACGAGCTGGAGAAGCTCGCCGCCGAGTCGGCCGCCGCCGACGGCTGCCGCCGCGTGTACACCCCGGTACTGGCGAAACGCGAGCTGTACGAGCGATCCGGGCACTGGGCGAAGTTCGCCGACGACATGTTCCCGCCGATGCGCGTCGGCGGCGAGGAGTTCGTGCTGCGGCCGGCGAACTGTCCGCACCACGCCCTCGTGTACGCGTCGCGCCAGCGCAGCGTGCGCGACCTGCCGCTGCGGCTGAGCGAACTCGCCTCGATGTTTCGCAGCGAGCTGTCCGGCGTGCTGTCCGGGCTGTCCCGGGTGCGGCAGATCAACCTGGACGACATCCACGTGTTCTGCGCACCGGACCAGGTCGGCGACGAGATCGTCCTTGCGCTGCAGGCGATCCAGCGGGTGCACCGCCAGCTCGGTGTCGAGGTCGCGGGCTACCGGCTGTCCCGTCGCGGGTCCGGCACCAACTACCTCGGCGACGACGCCCTCTGGTCGGCCGCCGAGGGCCAGCTCGCCGACGCCCTCGACCGGCTCGGACTGTCCTATCAGGACGCCGAGGGCGAGGCGGCGTTCTACGGCCCGAAGATCGACGTCCAGGTCGCGGACGCCGCGGGGCGCGAGGAGAGCCTCGCGACCGTGCAGCTGGACTTCAACCAGCCGGAACGGTTCGACCTGCAGTACGTGGGGCACGACGGTGCGCGGCACCGCCCGGTGATGATCCACCGCGGCACCGTCGGCGCGATGGAGCGGCTCGTCGCGTACCTGCTGGAGCGGCACGACGGCGCGCTGCCGACCTGGCTGTCCCCGGTGCAGGTGGCGGTGCTGCCGGTCGCCGCCGACCAGCTGCCGGACGCGGAGCGGCTGCTCGATGCGTTGCAGGACAACGGCATCAGGGCCGAACTGGCCGGCCCGCAGGACAGCCTCGGTGCCCGGGTGGCGCGGGCCCGGCAGCGCCGGGTGCCGTACCAGGCGGTGATCGGCGCCCGCGAGGCGGTGGCCGACGCGGCGACCGTACGCACCCGCGACGGCGCCCGCCGGCTGCTCGGCACCGCCGACCTGGTCGCCGAACTGCGCGCCCACATCACCGCCCGCGACTGA
- a CDS encoding FUSC family protein: protein MSAAGSTLALRRRWTDLIASGYDRLVASDPGLARLRLALGVLVSVVLAVVILGLAGFAITGALLGASIAMVASSGPVQPTVRKQAAVIVLTILPAAGALTLSALLSGHHVVSDLVFLVVIFGAVYIRRIPDYGFPLGFPAFMMFFFASFVGASPAALPMLLLAIAVGLACAGLIRIVVLPPRSARTFRRVRRGFQARLAQVLDSVADLLADGPATGRLDRVRRRVDRMHESALMVEAELDSPLAPAGATLHQRRVLAAELAAESLAHEARRAMTATDRPSEADRDLARARLGTLIELIRVDRQRGGSGEFRVPDWVCDREQRVAGVDPAARGLLWAIAEVGAAVARSRKANHRPVLGPPVDDEEDVPERADRDPVAPPVRGLVGRLLPSTRQAIQATVGCGLAILAGELLSPQRWYWAVIAAFVVFAGTSSAGQTLMKGFRRVVGTMIGIVTGTVVALLVAGDLPLVAGLLFVCIFAAFYLMAISYSAMTFFITVMLGLLYSLLGTFTPGLLVLRLEETAAGAAAGALAALVVLPTSTKSMLRDSVARLLDRLAGFVTSTVELMADGELVDLIDASRDVDADLDAVQTSAEPLLHRISPRRARRSDTRHLVRVLTRCAHHARGIAANAEVAALPADRTLAEVGARVAANLHRLRAVLRDEPHPEPLVRDENPAAAIGRGVPAGLDERTRRAVDHLTQLDQAVIALARPLGARLADRPR, encoded by the coding sequence ATGTCGGCCGCCGGATCCACCCTCGCGCTGCGCCGCCGGTGGACCGACCTGATCGCCAGCGGGTACGACCGGCTCGTCGCCTCCGACCCCGGGCTCGCCCGGCTGCGGCTCGCGCTGGGCGTGCTGGTCAGCGTCGTGCTCGCGGTGGTGATCCTCGGCCTCGCCGGCTTCGCGATCACCGGCGCGCTGCTCGGCGCCAGCATCGCGATGGTCGCCTCGTCCGGCCCGGTGCAGCCCACGGTGCGCAAGCAGGCGGCGGTGATCGTCCTCACGATCCTGCCGGCCGCGGGCGCATTGACGCTGTCCGCGCTGCTCTCCGGGCACCACGTGGTGTCCGATCTGGTATTCCTCGTCGTCATCTTCGGCGCGGTCTACATCCGCCGGATCCCGGACTACGGCTTCCCGCTGGGGTTCCCGGCGTTCATGATGTTCTTCTTCGCCTCGTTCGTGGGCGCGAGCCCGGCGGCACTGCCGATGCTGCTGCTCGCGATCGCGGTCGGGCTGGCCTGCGCCGGGCTGATCCGGATCGTCGTGCTGCCACCGCGTTCGGCCCGCACCTTCCGCCGGGTCCGGCGCGGCTTCCAGGCCCGGCTGGCCCAGGTCCTCGACAGCGTCGCCGACCTGCTCGCCGACGGCCCCGCCACCGGTCGGCTGGACAGGGTGCGCCGCCGGGTCGACCGGATGCACGAGAGCGCCCTGATGGTCGAGGCGGAGCTGGACAGCCCGCTCGCCCCCGCCGGCGCCACGCTGCACCAGCGCCGGGTGCTCGCCGCCGAACTCGCCGCGGAGTCGCTCGCGCACGAGGCGCGCCGGGCCATGACGGCCACCGATCGGCCCAGCGAAGCCGATCGGGACCTCGCCCGCGCCCGGTTGGGGACGCTGATCGAGCTGATCCGGGTCGACCGGCAACGCGGCGGCTCGGGCGAGTTCCGGGTACCGGACTGGGTCTGCGACCGCGAGCAGCGGGTCGCCGGGGTCGATCCGGCGGCCCGCGGCCTGCTGTGGGCGATCGCCGAGGTCGGGGCCGCGGTCGCCCGCTCCCGCAAGGCGAACCATCGCCCGGTGCTCGGGCCGCCGGTGGACGACGAGGAGGACGTACCGGAACGCGCCGACCGCGATCCGGTGGCCCCGCCGGTACGCGGGCTCGTCGGCCGGCTGCTGCCGTCCACCCGGCAGGCGATCCAGGCGACGGTGGGCTGCGGGTTGGCCATCCTCGCCGGCGAACTGCTGTCCCCGCAGCGGTGGTACTGGGCGGTCATCGCCGCTTTCGTCGTGTTCGCCGGCACGTCCTCGGCCGGCCAGACGTTGATGAAGGGCTTCCGCCGGGTCGTCGGCACCATGATCGGCATCGTCACCGGTACCGTCGTCGCGCTGCTGGTCGCCGGCGATCTGCCGCTGGTCGCCGGACTGCTGTTCGTCTGCATCTTCGCCGCGTTCTACCTGATGGCGATCTCCTACAGCGCGATGACGTTCTTCATCACCGTGATGCTCGGCCTGCTCTACAGCCTGCTCGGTACCTTCACGCCAGGGCTGCTGGTGCTGCGGTTGGAGGAGACGGCGGCGGGAGCTGCCGCGGGCGCGCTCGCGGCGCTGGTCGTGTTGCCCACCAGTACCAAGAGCATGCTGCGCGACTCGGTGGCCCGCCTGCTCGACCGGCTCGCCGGGTTCGTCACGTCCACGGTGGAGCTGATGGCCGACGGTGAGCTGGTCGACCTGATCGACGCCTCCCGGGACGTGGACGCCGACCTGGACGCGGTACAGACCAGCGCCGAGCCGCTGCTGCACCGCATCAGCCCCCGCCGGGCCCGGCGCAGCGACACCCGGCACCTGGTCCGGGTGCTCACCCGGTGCGCCCACCACGCCCGCGGCATCGCCGCCAACGCCGAGGTGGCCGCGCTGCCGGCGGACCGGACGCTGGCCGAGGTCGGCGCCCGCGTCGCCGCGAACCTGCACCGGCTGCGCGCGGTGCTGCGGGACGAACCGCACCCGGAACCGCTGGTACGGGACGAGAACCCGGCCGCCGCGATCGGTCGCGGGGTGCCGGCGGGCCTGGACGAGCGAACCCGCCGCGCGGTGGATCACCTCACCCAGCTGGACCAGGCGGTCATCGCGCTGGCCCGCCCGCTCGGCGCCCGCCTCGCCGACCGCCCCCGGTGA
- a CDS encoding transglycosylase family protein translates to MAKHRALSPRARLGRKIAITAVAAGAVTAVPLFGLTEAASASGTNWDAIAQCESGGNWAINTGNGYYGGLQFSQSTWDANGGGQYAARADQASRSQQIAVAERVKASQGIGAWPVCGARAGDAGDYSGSNTQGSGGGSSTGGSSTGNSSAGGSASRLPATHAQKKGPKYTVKHGDTLSAIATEHQVKGGWQELYANNGTTLDGNPNLIFPGQVLVLA, encoded by the coding sequence ATGGCGAAGCACCGTGCCCTTTCCCCCCGGGCCAGGTTGGGTCGCAAGATCGCCATCACGGCGGTCGCGGCCGGCGCCGTCACCGCGGTACCGCTGTTCGGGCTGACCGAGGCGGCGAGCGCGTCCGGGACCAACTGGGACGCGATCGCGCAGTGCGAGTCCGGCGGCAACTGGGCCATCAACACCGGCAACGGCTACTACGGCGGCCTGCAGTTCTCCCAGAGCACCTGGGACGCCAACGGCGGCGGCCAGTACGCGGCGCGCGCCGACCAGGCCAGCCGCAGCCAGCAGATCGCCGTCGCCGAGCGCGTCAAGGCCAGCCAGGGCATCGGCGCCTGGCCGGTGTGCGGCGCGCGCGCCGGCGACGCGGGCGACTACTCCGGTAGCAACACCCAGGGCTCCGGCGGCGGCTCCTCGACGGGTGGCTCGTCGACGGGCAACTCGTCGGCGGGTGGCTCCGCCTCGCGGCTGCCGGCCACGCACGCGCAGAAGAAGGGCCCGAAGTACACCGTCAAGCACGGTGACACGCTGTCGGCCATCGCGACCGAGCACCAGGTCAAGGGCGGGTGGCAGGAGCTCTACGCCAACAACGGCACGACGCTCGACGGCAACCCGAACCTGATCTTCCCCGGCCAGGTCCTCGTCCTGGCCTGA
- a CDS encoding DinB family protein encodes MTNDKIASEQQLLVRFLAGQREAYRQAVSGLDEEQARSVPSASALSLSVLIKHCIDGERTMINRIAGAEEAADPVAKWQAGWQLTDADTVPALLAKWEEVGRRTEQVLLAEPDLDRVVDIPANVRQWLPNDTAYTVRWLVLHSIEELSRHAGHADVIRESIDGAVGHGVKQQPGAAWG; translated from the coding sequence ATGACGAACGACAAGATCGCCTCCGAGCAGCAGTTGCTGGTCCGGTTCCTCGCGGGGCAGCGGGAAGCGTACCGGCAGGCCGTGTCCGGGTTGGACGAGGAGCAGGCCCGCTCGGTGCCGTCGGCCAGCGCGCTGAGCCTGTCGGTACTGATCAAGCACTGCATCGACGGCGAGCGCACGATGATCAACCGGATCGCCGGTGCCGAGGAGGCCGCCGACCCGGTGGCGAAGTGGCAGGCCGGTTGGCAGCTGACCGACGCGGACACGGTGCCGGCGCTGCTGGCCAAGTGGGAGGAGGTGGGCCGGCGCACCGAGCAGGTGCTGCTGGCCGAGCCGGACCTGGATCGGGTCGTGGACATCCCGGCGAACGTGCGGCAGTGGCTGCCGAACGACACCGCGTACACGGTGCGCTGGCTGGTGCTGCACTCGATCGAGGAACTGTCCCGGCACGCCGGCCACGCGGATGTGATTCGCGAGTCGATCGACGGCGCGGTCGGGCACGGGGTCAAGCAACAGCCCGGCGCAGCCTGGGGCTGA
- a CDS encoding cytochrome c oxidase assembly protein, with protein sequence MGPELAPTLGRLLAPSMDWFFLICCLAAAAVYLAGVVRLRRRGVAWPVLRTVAWLAGIVSILFVTCTGLGTYGMALFSVHMIQHMVLSMFSPILLLLAAPITLALRAIRPAPRGKIGPREVLVKVLRSRAARVLTSPVFTLPLFIASLYGLYFTPLFDFVMSSWLGHHWMLVHFILVGWIFFWPVMGSDPAPHRPPHIFRMIELFLAMPFHAFFGIAVMQSSTLITKTFAHPPLFWGINTLSDQHTGGGIAWAFSEAPTLLVVIALFAQWIKDDERRARRDDRAADRDGDAALAAYNAYLARLNRQS encoded by the coding sequence ATGGGACCGGAGCTCGCGCCCACCCTGGGTCGACTGCTCGCACCGTCCATGGACTGGTTCTTCCTGATCTGCTGCCTCGCCGCCGCCGCGGTGTACCTGGCCGGTGTGGTCCGGTTGCGCCGGCGCGGCGTGGCATGGCCGGTGCTGCGCACGGTGGCCTGGCTGGCCGGGATCGTCTCCATCCTGTTCGTCACCTGCACGGGGCTCGGCACGTACGGGATGGCGCTGTTCTCGGTGCACATGATCCAGCACATGGTGCTGAGCATGTTCTCGCCGATCCTGCTGCTGCTGGCGGCGCCGATCACGCTGGCGCTGCGAGCGATCCGGCCCGCGCCGCGCGGCAAGATCGGACCGCGCGAGGTGCTCGTCAAGGTGTTGCGGTCCCGGGCTGCCCGGGTGCTGACGTCCCCGGTCTTCACCCTGCCGCTGTTCATCGCCAGCCTGTACGGCCTCTACTTCACCCCGCTGTTCGACTTCGTGATGAGCAGCTGGCTGGGTCACCACTGGATGCTGGTGCACTTCATCCTGGTCGGCTGGATCTTCTTCTGGCCCGTGATGGGCAGTGACCCGGCACCGCACCGACCGCCGCACATCTTCCGGATGATCGAGCTGTTCCTGGCGATGCCGTTCCACGCGTTCTTCGGCATCGCCGTGATGCAGTCGTCGACGCTGATCACCAAGACGTTCGCGCATCCGCCGCTGTTCTGGGGCATCAACACGCTGTCCGACCAGCACACCGGCGGCGGCATCGCCTGGGCGTTCAGCGAGGCGCCGACGCTGCTGGTGGTGATCGCCCTGTTCGCGCAGTGGATCAAGGACGACGAGCGCCGGGCACGCCGGGACGACCGCGCCGCCGACCGGGACGGCGACGCCGCGCTCGCCGCGTACAACGCCTATCTGGCCCGGCTGAACCGCCAGTCCTGA
- a CDS encoding transglycosylase domain-containing protein, which translates to MANPDRDRHPLLNLAYLLLASVLAGVVVAAVAFPAVGATGFAAKSGSDTFEDLPTELTITPSPENSYLYAADGKTVITSFYEENRKDVGIDEIPPVMRRAIVAAEDTRFYQHHGVDMHGVLRSLIANNSAGDVRQGASTLTMQYVRNVLFTAAKTPEQARAATAQTADRKLREMRYALALEKRMSKTEILRRYLNIAAFGHQAYGVYAASERYFSVPPSKLTLPQAALLAGLVKAPDAYDPTQADPKPATQRRNYVLDQMVALHYVDAKKAAAAKRSPLGLHPSEVPNGCVDVPAKHRDWGFFCDYFLSWWTAQQQFGETRQARLDTLNRGGFKIVTTLDPKVQQIAQHEVLRQVSTHNPYAISMAVVQPRTGKVQAMATNRNYSLDTSHNGRSTRHNGQRGNYPNTTNPLISGGGDIYGYQAGSTFKMFTMLAALSAGKPLATSFKAPAKLKTKYPVGGGPASCGGYWCPSNANPSWMDGKRMMWDGFGRSVNTYFAWLEQQVGAEKAVAMAKKLGVRFLAPSDAKLARNAHEWGAFTLGVSAVTPLDLANAYATVAAEGVYCAPRSVLAVTNRDGRAVSIPGADCHRVISADVARAATDAARCPVGQQSYYKQCNGGTAPNGFGASIGRPFAGKTGTTDNTQTATFVGFTPQLAAAAIAADPDNPRNAVGDAYADKVDWAVGNTIRRSLAGHAVRQFGKPSKKIAGHLSSGKHKPRHRRHHH; encoded by the coding sequence GTGGCCAACCCCGACCGCGACCGGCATCCCCTGCTGAACCTCGCGTACCTGTTGCTGGCGAGCGTGCTCGCGGGCGTCGTCGTCGCCGCGGTCGCGTTCCCGGCGGTCGGTGCCACCGGCTTCGCCGCGAAGAGCGGCTCGGACACCTTCGAGGACCTGCCGACCGAGCTCACCATCACGCCGTCGCCGGAGAACTCCTACCTCTACGCGGCCGACGGCAAGACCGTGATCACCTCGTTCTACGAGGAGAACCGCAAGGACGTCGGGATCGACGAGATCCCGCCGGTGATGCGACGGGCCATCGTGGCCGCCGAGGACACCAGGTTCTACCAGCACCACGGGGTCGACATGCACGGCGTGCTCCGGTCGCTGATCGCGAACAACAGCGCCGGCGACGTCCGCCAGGGCGCCTCCACGCTGACCATGCAGTACGTCCGGAACGTGCTGTTCACCGCGGCGAAGACGCCGGAGCAGGCGCGGGCGGCCACCGCGCAGACCGCGGACCGCAAGCTGCGCGAGATGCGGTACGCGCTGGCGCTGGAGAAGCGGATGTCGAAGACCGAGATCCTGCGCCGCTACCTCAACATCGCCGCGTTCGGTCACCAGGCCTACGGGGTGTACGCGGCGAGCGAGCGGTACTTCTCGGTGCCGCCGTCGAAGCTGACGCTGCCGCAGGCCGCGCTGCTTGCCGGCCTCGTCAAGGCGCCCGACGCGTACGACCCGACGCAGGCCGACCCGAAGCCGGCCACCCAGCGCCGCAACTACGTGCTGGACCAGATGGTGGCGCTGCACTACGTCGATGCGAAGAAGGCCGCGGCGGCGAAGCGCAGCCCGCTCGGGCTGCACCCCTCGGAGGTACCGAACGGCTGCGTCGACGTGCCGGCCAAGCATCGCGACTGGGGCTTCTTCTGCGACTACTTCCTGAGCTGGTGGACCGCGCAGCAGCAGTTCGGCGAAACCCGGCAGGCCCGGCTGGACACGCTGAACCGGGGCGGCTTCAAGATCGTCACCACGCTGGACCCGAAGGTCCAGCAGATCGCGCAGCACGAGGTGTTGCGCCAGGTGTCGACGCACAACCCGTACGCGATCAGCATGGCGGTCGTGCAGCCGCGCACCGGCAAGGTGCAGGCGATGGCGACCAACCGCAACTACAGCCTGGACACCAGCCACAACGGCAGATCGACGCGGCACAACGGGCAGCGCGGCAACTATCCGAACACCACCAACCCGCTGATCTCCGGCGGCGGCGACATCTACGGCTACCAGGCCGGGTCGACGTTCAAGATGTTCACCATGCTCGCCGCGCTGTCCGCGGGCAAGCCGCTCGCCACCTCGTTCAAGGCGCCGGCGAAGCTGAAGACGAAGTACCCGGTCGGCGGCGGGCCGGCCAGCTGCGGCGGCTACTGGTGTCCGAGCAATGCCAACCCGTCCTGGATGGACGGCAAGCGGATGATGTGGGACGGCTTCGGCCGCTCGGTCAACACCTACTTCGCCTGGCTGGAACAGCAGGTCGGGGCGGAGAAGGCGGTCGCGATGGCGAAGAAGCTCGGCGTGCGGTTCCTCGCCCCGTCCGACGCGAAGCTCGCCCGCAACGCGCACGAGTGGGGCGCGTTCACCCTCGGCGTCTCGGCGGTGACCCCGCTGGACCTGGCGAACGCGTACGCGACGGTCGCCGCGGAGGGCGTCTACTGCGCGCCGCGCAGCGTGCTCGCCGTGACGAACCGGGACGGCAGGGCCGTCTCGATCCCCGGCGCCGACTGCCACCGGGTGATCTCGGCCGACGTGGCTCGCGCCGCCACCGACGCGGCCCGCTGCCCGGTCGGGCAGCAGAGCTACTACAAGCAGTGCAACGGCGGGACCGCGCCGAACGGGTTCGGCGCCTCGATCGGCCGGCCGTTCGCCGGCAAGACCGGTACCACCGACAACACCCAGACCGCCACGTTCGTCGGGTTCACCCCGCAGCTCGCCGCGGCGGCGATCGCCGCCGATCCGGACAACCCACGCAACGCGGTCGGGGATGCGTACGCGGACAAGGTCGACTGGGCGGTCGGCAACACCATCCGCCGGTCGCTTGCCGGGCATGCCGTCCGGCAGTTCGGCAAGCCGTCGAAGAAGATCGCCGGCCACCTGTCCAGCGGCAAGCACAAGCCCAGACACCGGCGCCACCACCACTGA
- a CDS encoding glycoside hydrolase domain-containing protein produces MSRNNRTTQRKHRKVSALAGAAALVATAALGSGTGAAAPAGKLVTYHGVSLRVPAAWPVIDLARHPGTCARLDRHAVYLGTPGDSADCPPRILGRTETISLRPAAATAAPGSTVVTRGVPEAAPRSTDHTGRVALAAAGVELTTTYGSRPELVDAVLASARITEQARPRAIREPENEPAVSTKVPGTFHGYGFDSCTAPSSKTMDAWLAKARFRAVGVYIGGGDLGCPDQPNLDPSWVARQTGKGWHVFAMYVGRQAPCSGEPYRITSAAKASGQAKADATDAVQQAKHYGLAAGSIIIHDMEFYPRGGSCSTAVLRYLSTWTATINALHYRSGVYSSRAAAIDELVAARKAGRYRMPGTIDFAQWDKKPTVNSRYIPSKYWSGHRMKQYWGAHTETHGGIKINIDADWLYVH; encoded by the coding sequence ATGAGCCGAAACAACCGCACTACGCAGCGGAAACATCGGAAGGTTTCGGCGCTGGCCGGCGCCGCCGCGCTGGTGGCCACGGCGGCGCTGGGCAGCGGTACCGGTGCCGCCGCGCCGGCCGGCAAGCTCGTGACCTATCACGGCGTGAGCCTGCGGGTACCGGCCGCCTGGCCGGTGATCGACCTGGCCCGGCACCCCGGCACCTGCGCCCGCCTCGACCGGCACGCGGTCTACCTCGGTACCCCCGGCGACTCGGCCGACTGCCCGCCGCGCATCCTCGGCCGCACCGAGACGATCAGCCTGCGCCCGGCCGCGGCCACCGCGGCACCGGGCAGCACCGTCGTGACTCGCGGCGTACCGGAGGCCGCGCCGCGCAGCACCGACCACACCGGCCGGGTCGCGCTGGCCGCCGCGGGCGTCGAGCTGACCACCACGTACGGCAGCCGGCCGGAGCTGGTCGACGCCGTCCTGGCCAGCGCCCGGATCACCGAGCAGGCGCGCCCGCGGGCGATCCGGGAACCGGAGAACGAGCCGGCGGTGAGCACCAAGGTGCCCGGCACGTTCCACGGGTACGGTTTCGACTCCTGCACCGCGCCGAGCTCCAAGACGATGGACGCGTGGCTCGCGAAGGCACGGTTCCGCGCGGTCGGCGTGTACATCGGCGGCGGCGATCTCGGCTGCCCCGACCAGCCGAACCTCGACCCGTCCTGGGTGGCCCGGCAGACCGGCAAGGGCTGGCACGTGTTCGCCATGTACGTCGGCCGCCAGGCGCCGTGCTCGGGCGAGCCGTACCGGATCACCAGCGCGGCGAAGGCCTCCGGGCAGGCGAAGGCGGACGCCACCGACGCGGTACAGCAGGCGAAGCACTACGGCCTCGCCGCCGGGTCGATCATCATCCACGACATGGAGTTCTACCCGCGCGGCGGCTCCTGCTCGACCGCGGTACTGCGCTACCTGTCCACCTGGACCGCGACGATCAACGCGCTGCACTACCGCTCCGGGGTGTACTCCAGCCGGGCCGCGGCGATCGACGAGCTGGTCGCCGCCCGCAAGGCGGGCCGGTATCGGATGCCCGGGACGATCGATTTCGCCCAGTGGGACAAGAAACCGACCGTCAACAGCCGCTACATCCCGAGCAAGTACTGGTCCGGGCACCGGATGAAGCAGTACTGGGGGGCGCACACCGAGACGCACGGCGGCATCAAGATCAACATCGACGCGGACTGGCTGTACGTGCACTGA
- a CDS encoding DUF3817 domain-containing protein, with translation MDASVSGALTRYRIIAIVVSVGLVVLFGIGVPLNHLAHISIVSAIVGPLHGFLYMVFLVLTFDLARRLDWPYGRMLVVMLCGTIPVVSFVAEHVTTKRVRADIAARTEAQQHAATG, from the coding sequence GTGGACGCTTCCGTCAGTGGCGCACTCACCCGCTATCGCATCATCGCGATCGTGGTGAGCGTCGGCCTGGTCGTCCTGTTCGGGATCGGGGTGCCGCTCAACCACCTGGCGCACATCTCGATCGTGTCCGCGATCGTCGGCCCGCTGCACGGCTTCCTCTACATGGTGTTCCTGGTCCTCACGTTCGACCTGGCCCGCCGGCTGGACTGGCCGTACGGCCGGATGCTCGTGGTGATGCTGTGCGGCACCATCCCGGTCGTGTCGTTCGTCGCCGAGCACGTCACCACCAAGCGGGTGCGCGCCGACATCGCCGCCCGCACCGAGGCGCAGCAGCACGCGGCCACCGGCTGA